A part of Lampris incognitus isolate fLamInc1 chromosome 21, fLamInc1.hap2, whole genome shotgun sequence genomic DNA contains:
- the LOC130131517 gene encoding inosine-uridine preferring nucleoside hydrolase-like produces MNKKLVIDVDTGVDDAQAIMMALSVPNVTILGITCSHGNTPLENVCKNTLRVLKVCNRLDIPVYRGCAKSLLGRSFHAGDFHGKDGLGDAPDPDAPGLELMQKEGAVNALVRMINENPGEVNLVATAPLTNLAMAVKLDPCFPTKLKGLYIMGGNTDSRGNTTVCGEFNFVADPEAAYIVLDSFTCPTYIASWEFSCKNSLPWSFCETWLAQDTDKARFMARIFSHTMKMIQTERYQKELVAGAGFTPCDVYALAAAIDDTLITATDQVAVTVELEGTYTRGMMVLDLLELLKKKHKAFIMKTVNLERFKEMLMNSLK; encoded by the exons ATGAACAAGAAGTTGGTGATTGATGTGGACACGGGGGTGGATGACGCTCAGGCCATCATGATGGCCCTCTCTGTCCCCAACGTCACGATCCTGGGCATCACCTGCTCGCACGGCAACACGCCTCTGGAGAACGTCTGCAAGAACACCCTGCGCGTTCTCAAAGTGTGCAACAGACTGGAC ATTCCAGTGTACCGCGGCTGCGCCAAGTCCCTGCTGGGTCGCTCCTTCCACGCAGGGGATTTCCACGGGAAGGACGGGCTTGGAGACGCCCCGGACCCAGACGCTCCAGGCTTGGAGCTGATGCAGAAGGAAGGGGCCGTGAACGCCCTGGTCAGAATGATCAACGAGAACCCCGGGGAG GTGAATCTGGTTGCCACAGCCCCTCTTACGAACCTGGCGATGGCAGTGAAACTGGACCCTTGTTTCCCTACAAAACTCAAGGGCCTCTACATCATGGGAGGAAACACTGACT ccaGGGGTAACACCACAGTGTGTGGAGAGTTTAACTTTGTGGCAGATCCTGAGGCGGCTTACATTGTGTTGGACAGCTTCACCTGCCCCACCTACATTGCTTCATGGGAGTTTTCATGCAAGAACAGTCTGCCGTGG TCATTCTGTGAAACCTGGCTAGCCCAAGACACTGACAAGGCACGCTTCATGGCACGGATTTTCAGCCACACCATGAAG ATGATCCAGACAGAGCGGTATCAGAAAGAGCTGGTGGCAGGAGCGGGCTTCACTCCCTGCGACGTCTACGCTTTGGCCGCTGCCATCGATGACACGCTTATAACTGCCACTGATCAG GTTGCTGTGACAGTAGAGTTAGAGGGGACCTACACCCGGGGGATGATGGTGCTGGACTTACTGGAACTgctgaagaagaagcacaagGCCTTCATCATGAAGACTGTTAACCTGGAGAGGTTCAAAGAAATGCTGATGAACTCATTAAAATAG
- the unc50 gene encoding protein unc-50 homolog, with amino-acid sequence MLPTTSPQGNGALGSRDAARHTAGAKRYKYLRRLLHFRQMDFEFALWQMLYLFTSPQRVYRNFHYRKQTKDQWARDDPAFLVLLSIWLCVSTVGFGLVLDMGFVETLKLLLWVVFIDCIGVGLLISTLMWVITNKYLMKHPSKDYDVEWGYAFDVHLNAFYPLLVILHFLQLFFINHIVVINSDWFLGYFVGNSLWLIAIGYYLYITFLGYNVLPFLKNTVVLLYPFALLALIYILSIFLGWNFTQGLCWFYKYRVQ; translated from the exons ATGTTGCCGACCACCTCACCGCAGGGTAATGGTGCCCTCGGTTCCAGGGACGCAGCACGTCACACGGCAGGTGCCAAGCGCTACAAGTACCTGCGGCGGTTGCTCCATTTCAGACAGATGGACTTTGAGTTTGCTCTTTGGCAAATGCTTTACCTGTTTACCTCACCACAGAGGGTCTACCGCAACTTCCACTACAGGAAACAGACCAAGGACCAGTGGGCCAGAGATGATCCTGCTTTCTTGGTGCTGCTCAGTATCTGGCTATGTG tGTCGACAGTGGGCTTCGGCCTGGTCCTGGACATGGGCTTTGTGGAAACTCTCAAGCTGCTCCTCTGGGTGGTATTCATTGACTGTATTGGAGTTGGCTTGCTCATATCCACCCTCATGTG GGTGATCACAAACAAGTACCTGATGAAACACCCCAGTAAAGATTACGATGTAGAGTGGGGCTATGCATTCGATGTTCACCTCAATGCTTTCTACCCCCTCCTAGTCATCCTACACTTCCTACAGCTCTTCTTCATCAACC ATATTGTGGTGATAAACTCGGATTGGTTCCTGGGTTACTTTGTAGGAAACAGTCTGTGGCTGATAGCCATTGGTTACTATCTCTACATCACCTTTTTGGGCTATAATG TGCTGCCCTTCCTGAAGAACACAGTGGTGCTGCTCTACCCCTTCGCACTCCTCGCACTCATCTAcatcctctccatctttctcggGTGGAACTTCACACAGGGACTCTGCTGGTTCTACAAGTACAGAGTCCAGTAG